Proteins from a single region of Campylobacter sputorum:
- a CDS encoding HobA family DNA replication regulator, which produces MMDFFKWTLQAIRAEGSMSWMEERREEWSPLLASRLKFLLDGRVFLLICDEQREWFLSYFLTNINRRSISASPRPLLPFFSLKSIYPNLDDISSKDEMALLDDLLEITFPNGFIYFYIGSSSNKRAQVAKGRDDSYMWLLDEQSQNGFSLNSKDENIDSKFLSLYSLFDKSVEAAVTAKVSF; this is translated from the coding sequence ATGATGGATTTTTTTAAATGGACTTTACAAGCCATAAGAGCTGAGGGTTCTATGAGCTGGATGGAAGAAAGAAGGGAAGAGTGGTCTCCTCTTCTTGCTTCAAGACTGAAGTTCTTACTTGATGGTAGAGTTTTTTTGTTAATTTGCGATGAGCAAAGAGAGTGGTTTTTGAGCTATTTTTTAACAAATATAAATAGGCGTTCAATTAGTGCATCGCCTAGACCACTTTTACCATTTTTTTCACTAAAGTCAATTTATCCAAATTTAGATGATATTAGCTCAAAAGATGAAATGGCACTACTTGATGATCTTTTAGAAATAACTTTTCCAAATGGATTTATATATTTTTATATAGGAAGTAGTTCAAATAAAAGAGCTCAAGTTGCTAAAGGTCGAGATGATAGCTATATGTGGTTACTTGATGAACAATCTCAAAATGGTTTTTCTTTAAACTCAAAAGATGAAAATATAGATAGTAAATTTTTATCTCTTTATAGCCTTTTTGATAAGAGCGTAGAGGCGGCAGTTACTGCAAAGGTAAGTTTTTAA
- a CDS encoding RNA pyrophosphohydrolase, with the protein MAEKKYRPNVAAVILSPSYPFKCNIFIAKRNDMENIWQFPQGGIDDGESAKTALFRELKEEIGTNDIEVIGEYPHWLSYDFPGHVSAKMYPFDGQTQKYFLVRLRSLQNINTNTKHPEFIDHKFVPVDKIFDYIKHFKRPIYGKVIQYFKKEGFI; encoded by the coding sequence ATGGCAGAAAAAAAGTATAGACCAAATGTTGCTGCGGTGATTCTTTCTCCATCTTATCCTTTTAAGTGTAATATTTTCATAGCAAAAAGAAATGATATGGAAAATATTTGGCAGTTTCCACAAGGTGGAATTGATGATGGCGAGAGTGCTAAAACAGCTCTTTTTAGGGAATTAAAAGAAGAAATTGGTACAAATGATATAGAAGTAATTGGGGAATATCCGCATTGGCTTAGTTATGACTTTCCAGGGCATGTATCTGCAAAGATGTATCCTTTTGATGGTCAAACTCAAAAGTACTTTTTAGTTCGTTTAAGATCTCTACAAAATATAAATACAAATACTAAGCATCCAGAATTTATAGATCATAAATTTGTGCCTGTAGATAAAATTTTTGATTATATAAAACATTTTAAAAGACCAATTTATGGTAAAGTGATACAGTATTTTAAAAAGGAAGGATTCATTTAA
- the hemW gene encoding radical SAM family heme chaperone HemW: protein MLLYIHIPFCEQKCPYCSFGSSVSYGNDTIKAYFDAIKREFEHTITILKDVKIQTMFIGGGTPSVVNSKNYEKLFKMVEKYLDTSAEITVEANPNSAKFNWLKDMKNYGVNRVSFGAQSFIEKKLKFLGRIHNSKDIFNAINNANKAGFENINIDLMYGSKEDNKNSLCIELENLKKLNITHVSAYSLTLEENTPFYKKIDYAKDDENLAKFFIEGIINLGFKQYEISNFGNICKHNLGYWKLKNYIGLGAFSVGYIDTKRYFNQKNINKYIQNPTKKIVENLSLEDIKFEKIFLGLRSIVGVNKSILNKKEIKNAEFLVENQKLELKNGIFYNKNYLLSDELALFIKS, encoded by the coding sequence TTGCTACTTTATATACATATTCCATTTTGTGAACAAAAATGCCCTTACTGTTCTTTTGGCTCAAGTGTTTCTTATGGCAACGATACAATAAAAGCATATTTTGATGCTATAAAAAGAGAATTTGAACACACTATAACTATCTTAAAAGATGTAAAAATACAAACTATGTTTATAGGTGGCGGAACACCAAGTGTGGTTAATAGTAAGAATTATGAAAAACTTTTTAAAATGGTTGAAAAATATTTAGATACAAGTGCCGAAATAACAGTTGAAGCAAATCCAAACTCAGCTAAATTTAATTGGCTAAAAGATATGAAAAACTATGGGGTAAATAGAGTAAGCTTTGGTGCTCAAAGCTTTATAGAAAAAAAACTTAAATTTTTAGGGCGAATACATAATTCAAAAGATATATTTAATGCCATAAACAATGCGAATAAAGCAGGTTTTGAAAATATAAATATAGACTTAATGTATGGCAGCAAAGAAGATAATAAAAATTCACTTTGCATAGAACTTGAAAATTTAAAAAAATTAAATATAACGCATGTTAGTGCGTATTCCTTAACATTGGAAGAAAATACACCTTTTTATAAAAAGATAGATTATGCAAAAGATGATGAAAATTTGGCTAAATTTTTTATAGAAGGAATTATAAATTTAGGTTTCAAACAATATGAAATATCAAATTTTGGCAACATTTGCAAACACAACCTTGGATACTGGAAATTAAAAAATTATATTGGGCTTGGTGCATTTTCGGTAGGATACATAGATACTAAAAGATATTTTAATCAAAAAAATATAAATAAATACATACAAAATCCAACAAAAAAAATAGTAGAAAATTTATCGCTCGAAGATATAAAATTTGAAAAAATATTTCTAGGTTTGCGAAGTATTGTGGGTGTAAATAAAAGTATATTAAATAAAAAAGAGATTAAAAACGCAGAATTTTTAGTTGAAAATCAAAAACTTGAGTTAAAAAACGGAATTTTTTATAATAAAAATTATCTTTTGTCAGATGAGTTAGCCCTTTTTATAAAGAGCTAA
- the ligA gene encoding NAD-dependent DNA ligase LigA has product MDKNQYKNAVETLNLWAKAYYTLDNPIATDDEYDKLYHEVLEYENAHNDEILAYSPTLRVGGAISEKFEKSTHIAPMWSMEDIFNNDELIAWINRGLKFNNDFYVEPKFDGASLNLLYEDGILVKATTRGDGLIGENVTLNAKTITSIPLKIDYKESIEIRGEVVIKKSDFDLINDERAKNSQPLFSNPRNAAAGSLRQLDSKVTASRKLMFLPWSVGSNSLKFKKHSEIMAFIRSLGFMQDDFLKVCKNADEIKDAYNHLLLNRDKKSIMMDGMVIRVDDLQKCTELGYTVKFPKFMVAYKFPAIEKVTKLLDITLQVGRSGVVTPVGVLEPVNIDGANVKSATLHNFDEIERLGLMKNDFVNIIRSGDVIPKITNVFKDRRDGSQSKIYRPEFCPVCSSKLLDEGVFIKCQNIDCRARVINSIIYFASKTCMDIDGLGDAIVELLVNSGKINSISDIYTLKDEDFRDLDGFKDKKISNLLNAIEDSKTRELERFITSLGIEHIGIVAAKKIAKAYPNDWLNLSYNDLLCLDGFGEIMAKSYIQFVSINRQKIENLLSFITPITKEQGIINNAFTGKIIVITGTLSKPRDDFKRELESFGAKVTNSVSKKTDYVLYGDEAGSKFDKAVNLGVKTINEDEYEKLL; this is encoded by the coding sequence ATGGATAAAAATCAATACAAAAATGCTGTAGAAACGCTAAATTTATGGGCAAAAGCTTATTATACATTAGATAATCCAATCGCAACAGATGATGAGTATGATAAACTGTACCATGAAGTACTTGAGTATGAAAATGCTCATAATGATGAGATTTTGGCTTATTCTCCTACATTAAGAGTAGGTGGAGCTATAAGCGAAAAGTTTGAAAAATCAACTCATATAGCACCAATGTGGTCAATGGAAGATATTTTTAATAATGACGAACTTATTGCTTGGATAAATAGGGGTTTGAAATTTAACAACGATTTTTATGTTGAGCCTAAATTTGACGGTGCTAGTTTAAATTTATTATATGAAGATGGAATTTTGGTTAAAGCTACAACAAGAGGCGATGGTTTGATTGGAGAAAATGTAACTTTAAATGCAAAAACTATAACTTCGATTCCGCTTAAAATTGACTATAAAGAAAGCATAGAAATACGCGGAGAAGTTGTTATAAAAAAGAGTGATTTTGATCTTATCAATGATGAAAGAGCAAAAAATTCACAGCCTTTATTTTCAAATCCAAGAAATGCAGCCGCAGGAAGCTTAAGACAGCTTGATAGTAAAGTAACTGCTAGTAGAAAACTTATGTTTTTGCCTTGGAGTGTTGGAAGTAATTCGTTAAAATTTAAAAAGCATAGTGAGATTATGGCGTTTATACGCTCTCTTGGTTTTATGCAAGATGATTTTTTAAAAGTGTGTAAAAATGCAGATGAGATAAAAGATGCTTATAATCATCTTTTGTTAAATAGAGATAAAAAGTCTATTATGATGGATGGTATGGTTATAAGAGTTGATGATTTACAAAAATGCACAGAGCTTGGATATACTGTTAAGTTTCCAAAATTTATGGTAGCATATAAATTTCCAGCTATAGAAAAAGTTACTAAGCTTTTAGATATTACTTTGCAAGTTGGACGAAGCGGTGTTGTAACTCCTGTTGGGGTTTTAGAGCCTGTGAATATAGACGGGGCAAATGTAAAATCCGCAACTCTTCATAACTTTGATGAGATTGAACGTTTGGGACTTATGAAGAATGATTTTGTAAATATTATAAGAAGTGGCGATGTGATACCAAAAATTACAAATGTTTTTAAAGACAGGAGAGATGGTTCGCAAAGTAAAATTTATAGACCTGAGTTTTGTCCTGTGTGCTCTTCAAAACTGCTAGATGAGGGTGTTTTTATCAAATGTCAAAATATTGATTGTAGGGCTAGAGTTATAAATTCTATTATATATTTTGCATCTAAAACTTGTATGGATATAGATGGTCTTGGAGATGCTATAGTTGAACTTCTTGTAAATAGTGGTAAAATAAACTCTATTTCAGATATCTACACGCTTAAAGATGAGGATTTTAGGGATTTAGATGGATTTAAAGATAAAAAGATATCAAACCTTTTAAATGCGATAGAAGATAGCAAGACAAGAGAGCTTGAGCGTTTTATAACATCTCTTGGGATAGAACATATAGGCATTGTAGCTGCTAAAAAGATAGCCAAGGCATATCCTAATGATTGGTTAAATTTGAGTTATAATGATCTGCTTTGTTTGGATGGTTTTGGCGAAATAATGGCAAAGAGTTATATTCAGTTTGTATCTATAAATAGACAAAAAATAGAAAATTTACTCAGTTTTATAACTCCAATTACAAAAGAGCAGGGCATTATAAATAATGCATTTACTGGAAAAATTATAGTTATAACAGGAACTTTAAGTAAACCTAGAGATGATTTTAAAAGAGAACTTGAAAGTTTTGGTGCAAAAGTTACAAACTCGGTTTCTAAAAAAACTGATTATGTTTTATATGGAGATGAAGCTGGAAGTAAGTTTGATAAAGCAGTTAATCTTGGTGTAAAAACGATAAATGAAGACGAATACGAGAAGCTTTTGTGA
- the folP gene encoding dihydropteroate synthase produces the protein MEIYKIDNNTNFEEICKTIKPYKIGIQKMKKKANLNLFLIKNIKAPAANILKQDALSIGAELVCNRTAILGKEIGTALLIASDKQMQELAKKEAIQDFELKKLSAFLKHKFIKPTKPDIMGVVNINKDSFNEASRVSSETSIARIEQFINDGATYIDIGGVSSRPGSEYCGSKEEFARIEKTIKDVYRLKLYEKAKFSLDSFDPYCLEFCLDHGFKMINDITGDTTLCKLAAKYDVEYCLMHMQGNPKNMQEDPKYDDLMNDMDKFFANKIEECLSYGAKKLVLDVGIGFGKSASDNMLLIKHLEHFLHFGYPLFVGASRKSVINYYSKSEVKDRLPGSLYLHLKAFENGATIIRTHDVKEHVQMFKMHKVMNELSLW, from the coding sequence ATGGAAATTTATAAAATAGACAATAATACAAATTTTGAAGAAATTTGTAAAACAATAAAACCTTATAAAATCGGTATCCAAAAGATGAAAAAAAAGGCAAATTTAAATTTGTTTTTGATTAAAAATATTAAAGCTCCAGCTGCAAATATCTTAAAACAAGATGCGCTTAGTATAGGTGCGGAACTTGTGTGCAATCGCACAGCTATATTAGGAAAAGAAATTGGCACAGCTTTACTTATAGCAAGTGATAAACAGATGCAGGAGTTAGCAAAAAAAGAAGCTATTCAGGACTTTGAGCTAAAAAAATTATCAGCTTTTTTAAAGCATAAATTTATAAAGCCAACCAAACCAGATATAATGGGTGTTGTAAATATAAACAAAGATAGTTTTAATGAAGCTAGTAGAGTAAGTAGTGAAACATCTATTGCTAGAATAGAGCAATTTATAAACGATGGTGCTACTTATATCGATATAGGCGGCGTTAGCTCAAGACCTGGAAGTGAGTATTGTGGCTCTAAAGAAGAGTTTGCAAGGATAGAAAAAACTATAAAAGATGTCTATAGATTAAAATTATATGAAAAGGCTAAATTTAGCTTAGATAGCTTCGATCCTTATTGTTTGGAGTTTTGTTTAGATCATGGATTTAAGATGATAAATGATATTACTGGAGATACGACTTTATGCAAACTTGCGGCAAAGTATGATGTAGAGTATTGTTTGATGCATATGCAAGGAAATCCAAAAAATATGCAAGAAGATCCAAAATATGATGATTTGATGAACGATATGGATAAATTTTTTGCAAATAAGATAGAAGAATGTTTGAGCTATGGTGCTAAAAAGTTGGTTTTAGATGTTGGTATTGGATTTGGAAAAAGTGCTAGTGATAATATGCTTCTTATAAAACATTTAGAGCATTTTTTGCATTTTGGATATCCACTTTTTGTAGGAGCAAGCAGAAAAAGTGTGATAAATTACTATTCTAAAAGTGAAGTTAAAGATAGACTTCCAGGAAGTTTATATTTGCATCTAAAAGCGTTTGAAAACGGAGCAACTATCATAAGAACACACGATGTTAAAGAACATGTTCAAATGTTTAAAATGCATAAAGTTATGAATGAATTATCTTTGTGGTAA
- a CDS encoding bifunctional riboflavin kinase/FAD synthetase, producing the protein METKSIFMHLDKFDIDSIAIGTFDGIHKGHKELLKKLTKKGALLVIQMNKKCLTPGIKRSQYSKFPCFYYDFELIKNMSGDEFIDALCNDFVNLKTIVVGCDFRFGKNRVCDTFDLKNFFSGKTIVVDEFKIDGIGVHSSNIKKFLKDGKIYEANKFLGREYCIEGNVIKGQGIGKKEIYPTLNLYIKDYILPKDGVYSARARINKKYYDCVTFIGNRVSSDNNFAVETHIIDENINEKVDFVELYFVDYIRDNAKFSSFCELKKQISIDIQKSKIMLENSKQY; encoded by the coding sequence ATGGAAACAAAGAGTATTTTTATGCATTTAGACAAATTTGATATAGATTCTATTGCCATTGGAACTTTTGATGGAATTCATAAAGGTCATAAAGAACTTTTAAAAAAACTTACCAAAAAAGGTGCTTTGCTTGTTATACAGATGAATAAGAAGTGTTTAACTCCTGGTATAAAAAGATCACAATACTCTAAATTTCCATGCTTTTATTATGATTTTGAGCTAATAAAAAATATGAGTGGGGATGAGTTTATAGATGCGCTTTGTAATGATTTTGTAAATTTAAAAACAATAGTCGTAGGCTGTGATTTTAGATTTGGTAAAAACAGAGTTTGCGATACATTTGATTTGAAAAATTTTTTTAGTGGCAAAACTATAGTTGTTGATGAATTTAAAATAGATGGAATTGGTGTTCATAGCTCAAATATAAAAAAATTTTTAAAAGATGGAAAAATTTATGAAGCAAATAAATTTTTAGGTAGAGAGTATTGTATTGAGGGCAATGTTATAAAAGGTCAAGGCATTGGCAAAAAAGAAATTTATCCTACTTTAAATTTATATATAAAAGATTATATTTTACCAAAAGATGGCGTTTATTCCGCAAGAGCAAGAATAAATAAAAAATATTATGATTGTGTAACTTTTATAGGCAATAGAGTTTCTAGTGATAATAATTTTGCGGTAGAAACGCACATTATAGATGAAAATATTAATGAAAAAGTAGATTTTGTTGAGCTGTATTTTGTAGATTATATAAGAGATAACGCTAAATTTAGCTCTTTTTGTGAATTAAAAAAACAGATAAGTATAGATATACAAAAATCTAAAATAATGCTTGAGAATTCCAAACAATACTAA
- a CDS encoding DNA polymerase III subunit delta', translating into MQSEIIISNDFESIKNEILANYDINDIRFFEVDELLVEDARDIIKESYIAEASKKLIVIMAKNYRVEAQNTLLKILEEPPKNIFFCIVTTSKSLLLPTIKSRLVIKNRLQKIQRSEVGLNLKKLELKEIVEFIDEKSALQRSDKLDKNELLKLFDDILYAAFIQGINFSANELEYFYKLSTLITLNAKPHTILTPLLLMIYKK; encoded by the coding sequence ATGCAAAGTGAGATCATAATAAGCAATGATTTTGAAAGTATAAAAAATGAAATTTTAGCAAATTATGATATAAATGATATTAGATTTTTTGAGGTTGATGAGCTTTTAGTAGAGGACGCAAGAGATATCATAAAAGAAAGCTATATAGCTGAAGCTAGCAAAAAACTCATTGTTATAATGGCAAAAAATTATAGAGTTGAAGCTCAAAACACTCTTTTAAAAATTTTAGAAGAGCCACCTAAGAATATATTTTTTTGCATTGTAACAACTTCTAAAAGTTTGCTTCTTCCTACGATCAAATCTCGCCTTGTTATAAAAAATAGATTGCAAAAAATTCAAAGAAGCGAGGTGGGTTTAAATTTAAAAAAACTTGAGTTAAAAGAAATTGTAGAATTTATAGATGAAAAATCAGCCTTGCAAAGATCAGATAAGCTAGATAAAAACGAACTTTTAAAGCTGTTTGATGATATTTTATATGCAGCATTTATACAGGGTATAAATTTTTCTGCAAACGAACTTGAATACTTTTATAAGTTATCTACATTAATCACATTAAATGCAAAACCACATACTATTTTAACACCGCTTTTACTAATGATATATAAAAAATAA
- the rpmG gene encoding 50S ribosomal protein L33, translating into MANSSRVKVGLKCSECGDINYSTYKNTKTTTEKLELKKYCPRLKKHTIHKEIKLK; encoded by the coding sequence ATGGCAAATTCTAGTAGAGTTAAAGTAGGTTTAAAATGTTCTGAGTGTGGAGATATAAATTATTCAACATACAAAAACACAAAAACAACTACAGAAAAGTTAGAATTAAAAAAATATTGTCCAAGATTAAAAAAGCATACTATTCACAAAGAGATAAAACTAAAATAG
- the tuf gene encoding elongation factor Tu has product MAKEKFTRNKPHVNIGTIGHVDHGKTTLTAAISAVLSRRGLAELKDYDNIDNAPEEKERGITIATSHIEYETEKRHYAHVDCPGHADYVKNMITGAAQMDGAILVCSAADGPMPQTREHILLSRQVGVPYIVVFLNKEDMVDDAELIELVEVEVRDLLNEYDFPGDDTPIVIGSALKALEEAKAGTEGEWSAKIMKLMDAVDSYIPTPTRDTDKDFLMPIEDIFSISGRGTVVTGRIEKGVVKVGETIEIVGIRPTQTTTVTGVEMFRKELDQGEAGDNVGILLRGTKKEDVERGMVLCKPKSITPHKKFEGEVYILTKDEGGRHTPFFSNYRPQFYVRTTDVTGSISLPEGTEMVMPGDNVKLTVELINPIALEQGTRFAIREGGHTIGSGVVSKIIE; this is encoded by the coding sequence ATGGCTAAAGAAAAATTTACACGTAACAAGCCACACGTAAACATTGGTACTATTGGTCACGTTGATCATGGTAAAACTACTTTAACAGCTGCTATATCTGCGGTTCTATCAAGAAGAGGTCTTGCTGAGCTTAAAGATTATGACAATATTGATAATGCGCCTGAAGAAAAAGAGCGTGGTATTACTATTGCTACATCACACATAGAGTATGAAACAGAAAAACGCCACTATGCACATGTTGATTGCCCTGGTCACGCTGACTATGTTAAAAACATGATTACTGGTGCTGCGCAAATGGATGGTGCTATTCTTGTATGTTCAGCTGCAGATGGTCCAATGCCACAAACTAGAGAGCATATTCTACTATCAAGACAAGTTGGTGTTCCATACATAGTTGTTTTCTTAAATAAAGAAGATATGGTTGATGATGCTGAGCTTATAGAGTTAGTTGAAGTTGAGGTTAGAGATTTATTAAATGAATATGATTTCCCTGGAGATGATACTCCAATCGTAATAGGTTCTGCACTTAAAGCTTTAGAAGAAGCAAAAGCTGGAACAGAGGGTGAATGGTCTGCTAAAATTATGAAACTTATGGATGCTGTTGATAGTTATATCCCAACTCCAACAAGAGATACAGATAAAGATTTCCTTATGCCAATCGAAGATATCTTCTCAATTTCTGGTCGTGGTACAGTTGTAACAGGTAGAATTGAAAAAGGTGTAGTAAAAGTTGGTGAGACTATTGAGATAGTTGGTATTAGACCTACTCAAACAACAACAGTTACTGGTGTTGAAATGTTTAGAAAAGAGCTAGATCAAGGTGAGGCTGGAGATAATGTTGGTATTTTGTTAAGAGGTACAAAAAAAGAAGATGTAGAAAGAGGTATGGTTTTATGTAAACCAAAATCAATTACTCCTCATAAGAAATTTGAAGGTGAAGTTTATATTCTTACAAAAGATGAAGGTGGTAGACATACTCCTTTCTTTAGTAACTATAGACCACAATTTTATGTTAGAACAACAGATGTAACAGGTTCTATATCTCTTCCTGAGGGAACAGAGATGGTTATGCCTGGTGATAATGTAAAACTTACAGTTGAACTTATAAACCCAATTGCTCTTGAGCAAGGAACTAGATTTGCGATTCGTGAAGGCGGTCATACAATCGGTTCAGGTGTTGTTTCAAAAATAATAGAATAA
- the cmoA gene encoding carboxy-S-adenosyl-L-methionine synthase CmoA — MKDDIFKKPISKQFEFDESVATVFDDMISRSVPYYEISQSLSVDILSKILKENAVVCDLGCSTASTLLKLYDLRKDLILYGYDNAPKMLEIAKNKSIAYGAKIVFKECDILDCDFVKSDAFILNYTLQFIRPIKRDEFIKKLYNNLNDDGVLLFSEKLVFEDKKFTKNIIEIYEDYKEKQGYSKFEISQKREALENVLIPYTQEENYQMVKNAGFKNMECIFKWANFAVFLAF; from the coding sequence ATGAAAGACGATATTTTTAAAAAACCAATTTCAAAACAGTTCGAATTTGATGAAAGTGTAGCAACAGTTTTTGATGATATGATATCCCGTTCTGTGCCGTATTATGAAATTTCTCAAAGCTTGAGTGTAGATATTTTGTCAAAAATACTAAAAGAAAATGCCGTAGTTTGTGATCTTGGTTGTTCAACTGCTTCAACTTTATTAAAATTGTATGATTTAAGAAAAGATTTGATTTTATATGGATATGACAATGCTCCAAAAATGCTTGAAATAGCTAAAAATAAGTCCATAGCATATGGTGCAAAAATAGTGTTTAAAGAGTGCGACATACTTGATTGCGACTTTGTAAAAAGTGATGCATTTATTTTAAATTATACTTTGCAATTTATTAGACCTATAAAAAGAGATGAGTTTATAAAAAAACTTTATAACAACTTAAATGATGATGGGGTATTGTTATTTTCTGAAAAACTTGTTTTTGAGGATAAAAAATTTACAAAAAATATTATAGAAATTTATGAAGATTATAAAGAAAAACAAGGATATAGTAAATTTGAAATATCTCAAAAAAGAGAAGCATTGGAAAATGTTTTGATTCCATATACTCAAGAAGAAAATTATCAAATGGTAAAGAATGCTGGATTTAAAAATATGGAATGTATATTTAAGTGGGCAAATTTTGCAGTTTTTTTAGCTTTTTAG
- a CDS encoding TlyA family RNA methyltransferase codes for MRFDQFVANKLNISRNKALNLIKEDKVFLDGKLSNSPSANVISGEISLNEQIFVSRGALKLKPFLKELNLNLNSMNVLDVGSSTGGFVEILLQNGVKSVTALDVGTMQLDKNLRNDSRVIVMENTDIRDFKSEVKFDIITCDVSFISLKNIMQNLKNLTKGIIITLFKPQFEVGIFAKRNKKGVVMDQKAVISARRDFELFCINLGLEIILTKECNISGKNGNKEYFYAFRQI; via the coding sequence GTGAGATTTGATCAATTTGTCGCAAATAAGCTAAATATCAGTAGAAATAAAGCGTTAAATTTAATAAAAGAAGATAAAGTTTTTTTAGATGGTAAGTTATCAAATTCCCCAAGCGCTAATGTAATTAGTGGAGAAATATCACTAAATGAACAAATTTTTGTATCAAGAGGGGCTTTAAAATTAAAACCATTTTTAAAAGAACTTAATTTAAATTTAAATTCTATGAATGTGCTTGATGTAGGAAGTTCAACTGGTGGGTTTGTAGAAATTTTGCTTCAAAATGGTGTAAAAAGCGTAACTGCTCTTGATGTTGGTACAATGCAGCTTGATAAAAATTTAAGAAATGATAGCAGAGTTATAGTTATGGAAAACACAGATATTAGGGATTTTAAAAGTGAGGTTAAATTTGATATCATAACTTGCGATGTATCTTTTATATCGCTTAAAAACATAATGCAAAATTTAAAAAATTTAACAAAAGGTATCATAATAACGCTTTTTAAACCGCAATTTGAAGTGGGGATTTTTGCAAAAAGAAATAAAAAAGGCGTTGTAATGGATCAAAAAGCTGTAATATCTGCTAGAAGAGATTTTGAGCTATTTTGTATAAATTTAGGACTTGAAATTATTTTAACAAAAGAGTGCAATATAAGTGGAAAAAATGGAAACAAAGAGTATTTTTATGCATTTAGACAAATTTGA
- a CDS encoding aspartate kinase: MLIVQKYGGTSMGTLERIDEVAKRVIKYKNEGHSLVIVVSAMSGVTNKLIEYAEFFTKKPQGREMDQLLSAGERVTSALLSIALVSKGYEAITLSGRQAGILTDNLHTKARIHSIDTRRMKNELDTGKIVVVAGFQGVDENGDVTTLGRGGSDLSAVAIAGAMDADLCEIYTDVDGVYTTDPRIEPKAKKLDKISYDEMLELASLGAKVLQNRSVELAKKLNVNLITRNSFNENEGTLITGENNMEEVLVSGIALDKNQARVTIRGVVDKPGIAAEIFSALAKKDINVDMIIQNVGVDGTANIGFTIPQNELELAKEVMSQTAPASEIVCNSEIVKVSIVGVGMKSHSGVAALAFSTLAKEGINIQMISTSEIKISMIVHEKYGELAVRALHDAYKLDK, translated from the coding sequence ATGTTAATTGTTCAAAAATATGGTGGAACAAGCATGGGAACGCTTGAGCGTATAGATGAAGTTGCCAAAAGAGTTATAAAATACAAAAACGAAGGACACTCTTTAGTTATTGTTGTTTCGGCTATGAGTGGTGTTACAAATAAACTTATTGAGTATGCCGAATTTTTTACAAAAAAACCTCAAGGCAGAGAAATGGATCAGCTTTTAAGTGCGGGAGAGAGAGTTACAAGTGCGTTACTTAGCATAGCTCTTGTATCAAAGGGGTATGAAGCCATAACTCTTAGCGGAAGGCAGGCGGGAATTTTAACTGATAATCTTCATACCAAGGCAAGAATTCACTCTATAGATACAAGGAGAATGAAAAATGAACTTGATACTGGAAAAATAGTTGTAGTAGCAGGTTTTCAAGGAGTTGATGAAAATGGAGATGTAACTACTCTTGGTCGTGGCGGAAGTGATCTTAGTGCTGTTGCTATAGCTGGTGCAATGGATGCTGATTTATGTGAAATTTATACAGATGTGGATGGCGTTTATACAACAGATCCAAGGATTGAACCAAAAGCTAAAAAACTTGACAAAATAAGCTATGATGAAATGCTAGAGCTTGCTAGTCTTGGTGCTAAAGTTTTACAAAATAGATCAGTTGAACTTGCAAAGAAATTAAATGTAAATTTGATAACTAGAAATAGTTTTAATGAAAATGAAGGAACACTTATAACAGGAGAGAATAATATGGAGGAAGTATTAGTTAGCGGTATAGCACTTGATAAAAATCAAGCTAGAGTAACTATAAGAGGTGTAGTTGATAAACCTGGTATTGCAGCTGAGATTTTTTCTGCTCTTGCAAAAAAAGATATAAATGTTGATATGATAATTCAAAATGTTGGTGTTGATGGAACTGCAAATATAGGCTTTACTATACCACAAAATGAACTTGAGTTGGCAAAAGAAGTTATGAGTCAAACTGCACCTGCAAGTGAAATAGTATGTAATAGCGAAATAGTAAAAGTTTCTATAGTTGGCGTTGGTATGAAAAGTCATAGCGGGGTGGCTGCATTAGCCTTTAGCACACTTGCTAAAGAAGGCATAAATATACAAATGATTTCTACAAGTGAGATAAAAATATCTATGATAGTTCACGAAAAATATGGCGAATTAGCTGTTAGAGCTTTGCATGATGCTTATAAATTGGATAAATAA